From Streptomyces sp. NBC_00775, one genomic window encodes:
- a CDS encoding DUF742 domain-containing protein yields the protein MSTPSRLPVRGGDRKPARVRPYSLTGGRTRFAHVLLVETFVAALEAPEERKELPKGSLETRVMPEMRAIVELCRRMRTVAEIAALLRMPLGVVRVLLSDLADQGKIRVYGTGHGPGQPDRALLERVLNGLRRL from the coding sequence ATGAGCACGCCCAGCAGGCTTCCCGTGCGCGGCGGCGACCGCAAACCCGCCCGCGTACGCCCCTACTCGCTCACCGGCGGCCGTACCCGCTTCGCCCACGTCCTCCTCGTGGAGACGTTCGTGGCGGCGCTGGAGGCCCCCGAGGAGCGCAAGGAACTGCCGAAAGGTTCCCTCGAAACCCGGGTGATGCCCGAGATGCGGGCCATCGTCGAACTCTGCCGCCGGATGCGGACGGTGGCCGAGATCGCCGCGCTCCTCAGGATGCCGCTCGGTGTGGTCCGCGTGCTCCTGAGCGACCTGGCGGACCAGGGAAAGATCCGCGTGTACGGAACAGGTCACGGCCCGGGACAGCCGGACCGCGCACTGCTGGAAAGGGTGCTGAATGGACTCCGTCGTCTCTGA
- a CDS encoding AurF N-oxygenase family protein, giving the protein MTTVTEDGLEGLRDALGLLKDREQVAERLLDSSAKHSFDPDKELDWDAPFEEGKWFWPPELVSLYGTPMWRRMSEEQRIALSQHEAAALASLGIWFELILMQLLVRHIYDKPATSAHVRYALTEIEDECRHSKMFARLISRGGTPYYPVSRAHLNLGRLFKTISTTPGSFTATLLGEEVLDWMQRLTFPDERVQTLIRGVTRIHVVEEARHVRYAREELRRQMLTAPRWSQEFTRVTSGEFARIFSVAFINPEVYTNVGLDRREAMAQVKASGHRRDVMQTGAKRLTDFLDDIGVLRGAGRRLWKSSGLLA; this is encoded by the coding sequence ATGACGACGGTGACGGAAGACGGACTCGAAGGTCTCCGCGACGCACTCGGTCTGCTCAAGGACCGTGAGCAGGTGGCCGAACGGCTGCTCGACTCTTCCGCCAAGCACTCCTTCGATCCGGACAAGGAGCTGGACTGGGACGCGCCCTTCGAGGAGGGCAAGTGGTTCTGGCCGCCGGAGCTGGTGTCGCTGTACGGCACCCCGATGTGGCGGCGCATGAGCGAGGAGCAGCGGATCGCGCTGTCGCAGCACGAGGCCGCCGCGCTCGCGTCCCTGGGCATCTGGTTCGAGCTCATCCTGATGCAGCTGCTGGTGCGGCACATCTACGACAAGCCGGCCACGAGCGCGCACGTCCGGTACGCGCTGACCGAGATCGAGGACGAGTGCCGGCACTCCAAGATGTTCGCCCGGCTGATCTCGCGGGGCGGGACGCCGTACTACCCGGTGAGCCGGGCACACCTGAACCTCGGGCGGCTCTTCAAGACCATCTCGACCACGCCCGGGTCCTTCACGGCGACGCTGCTCGGTGAGGAGGTTCTGGACTGGATGCAGCGGCTGACGTTTCCGGACGAGCGGGTGCAGACCCTGATACGGGGGGTCACGCGCATTCATGTCGTGGAGGAGGCTCGGCATGTGCGGTACGCGCGGGAGGAGCTGCGGCGGCAGATGCTGACGGCGCCGAGGTGGTCGCAGGAGTTCACCCGGGTCACGTCGGGCGAGTTCGCGCGGATCTTCTCGGTCGCCTTCATCAATCCCGAGGTCTACACGAATGTCGGGCTCGACCGGCGGGAGGCGATGGCGCAGGTGAAGGCGAGTGGGCATCGGCGGGATGTGATGCAGACCGGGGCGAAGCGGTTGACGGATTTCCTGGATGACATCGGGGTGTTGCGGGGGGCGGGGCGGCGGCTGTGGAAGTCGTCGGGGTTGCTGGCCTGA
- a CDS encoding GTP-binding protein, with protein MDSVVSEGAPRTAFPTTAPIPAAPVPLPETDENLQAWQTDRTRAPIATKIVVAGGFGVGKTTLVTAVSEITPLQTEALMTQASEDTDDLTATPEKLTTTVAMDFGRITLDDDLVLYLFGTPGQQRFWFMWDDLVRGAIGAVVLADTRRLSDCFPALDYFESCGLPYVVAVNHFDGSERFEPEDVREALTVPPHIPVMIMDARRRISVVESLLALVGHALDVSPE; from the coding sequence ATGGACTCCGTCGTCTCTGAGGGCGCGCCGAGAACCGCCTTCCCCACCACGGCGCCGATACCCGCGGCCCCCGTGCCGCTGCCCGAGACCGACGAGAACCTCCAGGCCTGGCAGACGGACCGCACGCGCGCCCCGATCGCCACGAAGATCGTGGTGGCGGGCGGCTTCGGCGTAGGCAAGACCACCCTCGTCACCGCCGTCTCGGAGATCACGCCCCTCCAGACGGAGGCGCTGATGACCCAGGCCAGCGAGGACACCGACGACCTCACCGCGACCCCGGAGAAGTTGACCACCACCGTGGCCATGGACTTCGGCCGCATCACGCTCGACGACGACCTGGTGCTCTACCTCTTCGGTACGCCGGGCCAGCAGCGGTTCTGGTTCATGTGGGACGACCTGGTGCGCGGCGCGATCGGCGCGGTGGTCCTCGCCGACACCCGCCGCCTGTCGGACTGCTTCCCGGCGCTCGACTACTTCGAGAGCTGCGGACTGCCGTACGTCGTCGCCGTCAACCACTTCGACGGCAGCGAGCGGTTCGAGCCGGAGGACGTACGCGAGGCCCTCACGGTGCCCCCGCACATACCTGTCATGATCATGGATGCCAGGCGCCGGATCTCGGTTGTCGAGAGCCTGCTCGCGCTGGTGGGGCACGCGCTCGACGTGAGCCCCGAATAA
- a CDS encoding sensor histidine kinase: protein MRAPVQKTRPRRTGKQTASSSTEGGSTGDSAGRGRPAHVRNRLIVAVAVVAAAIAGAGAPTVLAASGQLNDSQNLVTLAQRTQQALVLAHSLADERDEVTSYIAAGRPKAKAPSEQRGARVDREVEELRADEDAPATLLKDLDSIASLRRAALTGKSTALEAHQAYSAAITELHALAEDLADQLPPRAGSGAHALAELDSAVQQSAAARGLLLAALNIPRTTQTVIDPLTGLASTTSTSTAAGTKQRDALSAAAQQARLRSDAALADFHETAPKTATSSYDSTVTGPDVTTAEKYLAGLTDQPKLSGAELDTSTKKLDAALSARIELMRGAEASLNDHRTKALAQLRDDDVTALEIRIALIGTLLLVAVGVSMAMARSLTRPLAVLRIGSARLAADPGTQEPVKFTGRNDEFAQVVRSVNALHTHAATLHERITTLEGDRKHLIGQRQLMADERDKLRTELADATAHLEQMRGSIHGTFVNLALRTLGLVERQLGVIEGLEEREQDPDRLATLFKLDHFATVMRRHSENLLVLAGAEHVQHHAGPVPLVDVVRAAVSEIERYERVRIAALPPHAHLAGFAADDISHLVAELLENASSFSPPDLPVEVSGWLLESGEVMLSVQDGGIGMTDERMSQLNSRLADFDPEDAYDLESGEGLGLGLYVVARLAHRHGVRVQLREQKQGGVTAVVVLPKTMLAAAPAVTLPTATRLAGGVPTVTLPGASAEANSNVLYGRSALAASASDPAGDEDPLIAAAEEAVRDAAAEPEPERETTAEPEPASAPEAAVPAPTVPAPREPEPMPTPERTPETTMELLLPDLSAEEAPRAFPEPPAEEAAAPEFTEMEPPAEEAARAFAEPAPQPTRAAPETAEATPAPTPEADLPAQTTTDPYAIGPDTHARVPDQRPRLTDKGLPKRTPKISTPAPAPRPRTGGVDADALRRRLGGFHRGAMEGRRDVEAEIAEQTAELDAPHQLNAQDVEASGGTVEEASS, encoded by the coding sequence ATGCGAGCACCGGTGCAGAAGACGCGGCCGAGGCGCACAGGCAAGCAGACGGCCTCCAGCTCGACTGAGGGCGGTTCCACCGGCGACTCCGCGGGCCGGGGCCGCCCCGCCCACGTACGCAACCGGCTGATCGTCGCCGTGGCGGTCGTCGCGGCCGCCATCGCCGGTGCCGGAGCTCCCACGGTGCTGGCCGCGTCGGGGCAACTGAACGACTCCCAGAACCTGGTGACGCTCGCGCAGCGGACCCAGCAGGCATTGGTCCTCGCGCACTCGCTGGCCGACGAGCGGGACGAAGTCACCTCGTACATCGCCGCGGGCCGGCCCAAGGCCAAGGCCCCCTCCGAGCAGCGCGGCGCCCGCGTCGACCGGGAGGTCGAGGAGTTGCGGGCGGACGAGGACGCCCCCGCCACCCTGCTGAAGGACCTCGACTCCATCGCCTCCCTGCGCAGAGCGGCGCTCACCGGAAAGAGCACCGCTCTCGAAGCGCACCAGGCGTACTCCGCCGCCATCACCGAACTGCACGCCCTCGCCGAGGACCTGGCCGACCAGCTGCCGCCCCGCGCGGGCTCCGGCGCGCACGCCCTCGCCGAGCTGGACTCCGCCGTCCAGCAGTCCGCCGCCGCCCGCGGACTGCTCCTTGCGGCCCTCAACATCCCGCGCACCACCCAGACCGTCATCGACCCGCTCACCGGTCTGGCGAGCACCACCAGCACTTCCACGGCCGCAGGCACCAAGCAGCGCGACGCGCTCAGCGCCGCCGCCCAGCAGGCCCGCCTGCGCTCGGACGCGGCCCTCGCCGACTTCCACGAGACGGCGCCCAAGACCGCCACGTCCTCCTACGACTCCACGGTCACCGGGCCCGACGTCACGACCGCCGAGAAGTACCTCGCGGGCCTCACCGACCAGCCGAAGCTCTCCGGCGCCGAGCTCGACACCAGCACCAAGAAGCTGGACGCGGCCCTGTCCGCCCGCATCGAGCTGATGCGCGGCGCCGAGGCCTCCCTCAACGACCACCGCACCAAGGCCCTCGCACAGCTGCGGGACGACGACGTCACCGCGCTGGAGATCCGGATCGCCCTCATCGGCACGCTGCTGCTGGTCGCGGTCGGCGTCTCGATGGCCATGGCCCGCAGCCTCACCCGCCCGCTGGCCGTCCTGCGGATCGGCTCGGCCCGCCTCGCCGCCGACCCGGGCACCCAGGAACCGGTCAAGTTCACCGGCCGCAACGACGAGTTCGCCCAGGTCGTCCGCTCCGTCAACGCGCTGCACACGCACGCCGCCACGCTTCACGAGCGGATCACCACTCTGGAGGGCGACCGCAAGCACCTCATCGGCCAGCGCCAGCTGATGGCCGACGAGCGCGACAAGCTCCGTACCGAACTCGCCGACGCCACCGCCCATCTGGAGCAGATGCGCGGCAGCATCCACGGCACCTTCGTCAACCTGGCGCTGCGCACCCTCGGCCTGGTCGAACGCCAACTCGGCGTCATCGAGGGCCTGGAGGAGCGGGAGCAGGACCCGGACCGCCTCGCCACCCTCTTCAAGCTCGACCACTTCGCGACCGTCATGCGGCGCCACAGCGAGAACCTGCTCGTCCTCGCGGGCGCCGAACACGTCCAGCACCACGCGGGTCCCGTCCCGCTCGTCGACGTCGTACGGGCCGCGGTCAGCGAGATCGAGCGGTACGAGCGGGTCCGCATCGCCGCGCTGCCGCCGCACGCGCACCTCGCCGGTTTCGCCGCCGACGACATCAGCCACCTCGTGGCCGAACTCCTGGAGAACGCCTCGTCGTTCTCGCCGCCCGACCTCCCCGTCGAGGTCTCCGGCTGGCTCCTGGAGAGCGGCGAGGTGATGCTCTCCGTGCAGGACGGGGGCATCGGCATGACCGACGAGCGGATGAGCCAGCTCAACTCCCGGCTCGCGGACTTCGATCCGGAGGACGCGTACGACCTGGAGAGCGGCGAAGGCCTCGGGCTCGGCCTGTACGTGGTGGCCCGGCTCGCCCACCGGCACGGGGTGCGCGTGCAGTTGCGCGAGCAGAAGCAGGGCGGTGTGACCGCCGTGGTCGTCCTCCCGAAGACGATGCTCGCCGCCGCGCCCGCCGTCACCCTCCCCACGGCCACCCGCCTCGCCGGCGGCGTCCCCACGGTGACGCTGCCCGGAGCCAGCGCCGAGGCCAACTCCAACGTGCTGTACGGCCGTTCGGCCCTCGCGGCGTCGGCGTCGGATCCGGCGGGGGACGAGGACCCGCTGATCGCGGCAGCCGAGGAAGCCGTACGGGACGCCGCCGCCGAGCCCGAGCCCGAGCGGGAAACGACAGCCGAGCCGGAACCGGCATCCGCGCCCGAGGCAGCCGTGCCCGCCCCGACCGTCCCGGCCCCGCGCGAACCCGAGCCGATGCCGACGCCGGAGCGGACGCCCGAGACCACGATGGAGCTCCTGCTCCCGGACCTTTCGGCGGAAGAGGCGCCCCGCGCGTTCCCGGAGCCTCCGGCGGAAGAGGCGGCGGCCCCCGAGTTCACGGAAATGGAACCGCCGGCAGAGGAAGCGGCTCGCGCGTTCGCAGAGCCCGCTCCCCAGCCCACCCGGGCTGCTCCCGAAACCGCCGAGGCCACTCCCGCACCCACCCCGGAAGCGGACCTCCCCGCCCAGACCACCACCGACCCCTACGCCATCGGCCCCGACACCCACGCACGTGTCCCGGACCAGCGCCCCCGGCTGACCGACAAGGGCCTGCCCAAACGAACGCCGAAGATCTCCACGCCCGCGCCCGCTCCGCGACCGCGCACGGGCGGCGTGGACGCCGATGCCCTGCGCCGCAGGCTCGGCGGTTTCCACCGAGGCGCGATGGAGGGCCGCCGGGACGTGGAGGCGGAGATCGCCGAGCAGACGGCGGAGCTGGACGCGCCGCACCAGCTCAACGCACAGGACGTAGAAGCATCGGGGGGCACCGTCGAGGAGGCAAGCAGTTGA
- a CDS encoding roadblock/LC7 domain-containing protein produces MTAPSTFGLSSEARNLHWLLTNLVEEVPGLLSVAVVSSDGLLLLSSDPGRNAEARAGTETDRPTGPKGSAADLATIVSGIGSLTIGAAKLMDGGGVKQTMVAMDEGSLFVMSISDGSLLGVHGSPDCDMSVVAYHMALFVGRAGHVLTPELRSELRKSLESEPMGSGR; encoded by the coding sequence TTGACCGCGCCCAGTACCTTCGGCCTGAGCAGTGAAGCCCGCAATCTGCACTGGCTGTTGACGAATCTCGTCGAGGAGGTGCCGGGCCTCCTGTCGGTCGCGGTCGTCTCCTCCGACGGCCTGCTGCTGCTCTCCTCCGACCCCGGCAGAAACGCGGAAGCGCGAGCGGGGACGGAGACGGACCGCCCCACGGGCCCCAAGGGCTCCGCAGCCGACCTCGCCACCATCGTCTCCGGCATCGGCAGCCTCACCATTGGCGCCGCCAAGCTGATGGACGGCGGCGGCGTCAAGCAGACGATGGTCGCGATGGACGAGGGCAGCCTCTTCGTCATGTCGATCAGCGACGGCTCGCTGCTCGGTGTGCACGGCTCCCCGGACTGCGACATGAGCGTGGTGGCGTACCACATGGCGCTCTTCGTCGGCCGGGCCGGACATGTACTGACCCCCGAACTCCGCAGCGAGCTCCGAAAATCGCTGGAGTCCGAACCGATGGGGAGTGGCCGATGA
- a CDS encoding TetR/AcrR family transcriptional regulator, whose translation MTSEAAPRAYRRLSVEERRSQLLEAALSLFAQRVPEEVSLDDVAEAAGVSRPLVYRYFPGGKQQLYEAALRSAAEELEHCFAEPPEGPLTERLSRALDRYLAFVDQHDAGFSALLQGGSVIETSRTTAIVDGVRRAAAEHILDHLAVEDPGPRLRMTVRMWITAVEAASLIWLDEDKEPPLDELRDWLVEQFVAALAASAGRDPQAAAVVKAALALETADGAVAALARRVLPVIGDAARLL comes from the coding sequence ATGACCTCCGAGGCTGCTCCCCGCGCGTACCGACGGCTGAGCGTCGAGGAACGGCGCAGTCAGCTGCTGGAGGCGGCGCTGTCGCTCTTCGCGCAGCGGGTGCCCGAGGAGGTGTCGCTGGACGACGTGGCGGAGGCGGCGGGGGTGTCGCGGCCCCTGGTGTACCGGTACTTCCCGGGCGGGAAGCAGCAGCTGTACGAGGCCGCGCTGCGGTCCGCGGCCGAGGAGCTGGAGCACTGCTTCGCGGAGCCCCCGGAGGGACCGCTCACCGAGCGGCTGTCCCGGGCTCTCGACCGGTATCTCGCGTTCGTGGATCAGCACGACGCCGGGTTCAGCGCGTTGCTGCAGGGCGGAAGTGTCATCGAGACGTCCCGGACCACCGCCATAGTGGACGGCGTACGGCGGGCCGCCGCCGAGCACATTCTCGATCATCTGGCGGTCGAGGATCCCGGGCCCCGGCTGCGGATGACGGTGCGGATGTGGATCACCGCCGTGGAGGCCGCCTCGCTGATCTGGCTCGACGAGGACAAGGAACCGCCGCTGGACGAGCTGCGGGACTGGCTCGTCGAGCAGTTCGTGGCGGCCCTCGCGGCGAGCGCGGGGCGGGATCCGCAGGCCGCGGCGGTGGTGAAGGCCGCGCTCGCGCTGGAGACGGCGGACGGGGCCGTGGCGGCGCTGGCCCGCCGGGTGCTGCCGGTGATCGGGGACGCGGCGCGCCTGCTGTGA
- a CDS encoding ferritin-like domain-containing protein: MPTHELYAKDSGDPLWQVPASGAARFSWEYDDGRDRLLALYQKGKDKQWDGQKRIDWDLEVDPYDPLGTPDEAMTLYGTRHWAKMTDRDKGELRKHYASWQFSQFLHGEQGAMVCAARIVESVPDLDAKFYSATQTMDEARHAEVYSRFLHEKIGMLYPINDNLQSLLGDTLRDSRWDMPYLGMQVLIEGLALAAFGMIRDTTDKPLPKQILAYVMQDEARHVAFGRMALRDYYRQLSDTELREREEFVIEGCYLMRDRLRGIEVLENFGIPKAEAEEYSEQSEFLHLFRQLLFSRIVPCVKDIGLWGKRLQQAYVDMGVFDMGNSNLDLLMAQDEEIAERLDAERFAVEEEERVAEVNEMIDGGAEA, encoded by the coding sequence ATGCCGACGCATGAGCTGTACGCCAAGGACTCGGGAGACCCCCTCTGGCAAGTACCGGCCTCCGGGGCGGCGCGCTTCAGCTGGGAGTACGACGACGGTCGTGACCGGCTGCTCGCCCTGTACCAGAAGGGCAAGGACAAGCAGTGGGACGGCCAGAAGCGGATCGACTGGGACCTGGAAGTGGACCCGTACGATCCGCTCGGCACCCCCGACGAGGCGATGACCCTCTACGGGACCCGGCACTGGGCGAAGATGACCGACCGGGACAAGGGCGAACTGCGCAAGCACTACGCGTCCTGGCAGTTCAGCCAGTTCCTGCACGGCGAACAAGGGGCCATGGTCTGCGCGGCCCGCATCGTCGAATCGGTCCCCGACCTTGATGCCAAGTTCTACTCGGCCACCCAGACCATGGACGAGGCCCGCCACGCCGAGGTCTACTCCCGCTTCCTGCACGAGAAGATCGGAATGCTCTACCCGATCAACGACAACCTGCAGTCCCTCCTCGGCGACACCCTCCGCGACTCCCGCTGGGACATGCCGTACCTGGGCATGCAGGTCCTGATCGAGGGCCTGGCCCTGGCGGCCTTCGGCATGATCAGGGACACCACCGACAAGCCGCTCCCGAAACAGATCCTGGCGTACGTGATGCAGGACGAGGCGAGGCATGTCGCCTTCGGCCGCATGGCCCTGCGCGACTACTACCGGCAACTCTCCGACACCGAACTGCGCGAACGCGAGGAATTCGTCATCGAGGGCTGCTACTTGATGCGGGACCGGCTCCGCGGGATCGAAGTCCTGGAGAACTTCGGCATCCCGAAGGCCGAGGCCGAGGAGTACAGCGAACAGTCCGAATTCCTGCACCTCTTCCGTCAGTTGCTCTTCAGTCGCATCGTCCCCTGCGTCAAGGACATCGGCCTCTGGGGCAAGCGCCTCCAGCAGGCCTACGTCGACATGGGTGTCTTCGACATGGGCAACTCCAACCTCGACCTGTTGATGGCGCAGGACGAGGAGATCGCGGAGCGGTTGGACGCGGAGCGCTTTGCGGTGGAGGAGGAGGAACGGGTGGCGGAGGTGAACGAAATGATCGACGGGGGTGCGGAGGCCTAG
- a CDS encoding styrene monooxygenase/indole monooxygenase family protein, with amino-acid sequence MRKILVVGAGQSGLQLALGLQSHGYEVTLMSNRTADEIRTGRVMSTQCMFDMALQHERDLQLNFWESQAPKIEGVGISVAVPGSFDPGPSQRAIDWVGKLDGYAQSVDQRVKMAGWMETFAQRGGQLVIHGAAVSDLDYFSRTYDLVLVSAGKGELVSMFGRDASRSPYSEPQRALAVSYVHGLGPRPEHPDYDAVRCNLVPGVGELFIMPTLTTSGRADILFWEGIPGGPLDVFNGVKDPAEHLSLTLELMERFTPWEHARATKVELTDAQGTLSGRYAPTVRNPIGRLPGGGLVLGVADVVVANDPITGQGSNSAAKCAAAYLASIVEQGDKPFDEEWMQATFDRYWETAQHVTKWTNAMLGVPPEHVLNLIGAAGQLPPVAHRFVNGFDNPADFENFFYEPEKTEAYLASVTGA; translated from the coding sequence ATGCGGAAGATACTCGTCGTCGGAGCCGGCCAGTCCGGTCTCCAGCTCGCCCTCGGACTCCAGTCGCACGGGTACGAGGTCACCCTGATGTCGAACCGGACGGCGGACGAGATCCGTACCGGCCGTGTCATGTCGACACAGTGCATGTTCGACATGGCACTCCAGCACGAGCGTGATCTCCAGCTGAACTTCTGGGAGTCCCAGGCCCCGAAGATCGAAGGAGTCGGTATCTCGGTCGCCGTGCCGGGTTCGTTCGACCCGGGCCCCTCGCAGCGGGCGATCGACTGGGTGGGCAAGCTCGACGGGTACGCCCAGTCCGTGGACCAGCGCGTGAAGATGGCCGGCTGGATGGAGACGTTCGCGCAGCGCGGCGGCCAGCTGGTCATCCACGGCGCGGCGGTCTCCGACCTGGACTACTTCTCCCGTACGTACGACCTGGTGCTGGTGTCGGCGGGCAAGGGCGAGCTGGTCTCCATGTTCGGCCGCGACGCCTCCCGTTCGCCGTACAGCGAGCCGCAGCGGGCGTTGGCGGTCTCCTACGTCCACGGTCTGGGCCCGCGTCCCGAGCACCCGGACTACGACGCGGTCCGCTGCAACCTGGTCCCCGGCGTCGGCGAGCTGTTCATCATGCCGACGCTCACCACGTCCGGCCGCGCGGACATCCTCTTCTGGGAGGGCATACCCGGCGGCCCGCTCGACGTCTTCAACGGCGTCAAGGATCCGGCCGAACACCTCTCCCTGACCCTGGAACTCATGGAGCGGTTCACGCCGTGGGAGCACGCGCGGGCCACGAAGGTCGAACTGACCGACGCGCAGGGCACGTTGTCGGGGCGCTACGCGCCCACGGTCCGCAATCCGATCGGCCGCCTGCCCGGCGGCGGCCTGGTCCTCGGCGTCGCCGACGTGGTCGTGGCGAACGACCCGATCACCGGTCAGGGCTCCAACTCGGCCGCCAAGTGCGCCGCCGCGTATCTCGCCTCGATCGTCGAGCAGGGCGACAAGCCCTTCGACGAGGAGTGGATGCAGGCCACGTTCGACCGCTACTGGGAGACCGCGCAGCACGTCACCAAGTGGACGAACGCGATGCTCGGCGTGCCGCCGGAGCATGTCCTCAACCTGATCGGTGCGGCGGGGCAACTGCCGCCGGTCGCTCACCGGTTCGTCAACGGGTTCGACAACCCGGCGGACTTCGAGAACTTCTTCTATGAGCCGGAGAAGACCGAGGCGTACCTGGCCTCGGTGACCGGGGCCTGA
- a CDS encoding C40 family peptidase, whose protein sequence is MSGRLLRLVCTAAVAAGALLAPSPAVAVPDPAPEAGAAVGKPGQRSVASLLTDLQRLYRDAERATEKYNATAEKLKKQRAEVTRLDTGLAKARLSLHDSRGAAGRLARQQYQSSGEISSYVRLLLARDPQHALDEGHLIGQLSLERAETVQRVAGGEKRTDALARAARKALDDQLTLAEQQKKERDDVRKRLDDVERLLASLTVDQLAELDRFEKSGAAEAQKKFMASGALSSERPPSREGEEALRYAVGQIGKPYAWGAQGPKSYDCSGLTSQAWQRAGHPVPRTSQEQWAELPRIPLSELRPGDLVVYFPEATHVALYAGDGMVVQAPRPGTKIKVSPIAANPLLGAVRPDPGEEPLRHYTPPRLPQQGAP, encoded by the coding sequence GTGTCAGGAAGGCTTCTGCGTCTGGTCTGTACGGCGGCGGTGGCGGCCGGGGCGTTGCTCGCGCCGTCGCCCGCGGTGGCCGTCCCGGATCCCGCTCCCGAGGCCGGCGCGGCCGTCGGTAAGCCCGGACAGCGCTCCGTCGCCTCGCTGCTGACGGACCTTCAGCGGCTGTACCGGGACGCCGAGCGCGCCACCGAGAAGTACAACGCGACCGCGGAGAAGCTGAAGAAGCAGCGCGCCGAGGTCACCCGGCTCGACACCGGCCTCGCCAAGGCCCGTCTCTCCCTGCACGACAGCCGTGGCGCCGCGGGGCGGCTCGCCCGGCAGCAGTACCAGAGCAGCGGCGAGATCTCCTCGTACGTACGGCTGCTGCTCGCCCGCGATCCGCAGCACGCCCTCGACGAGGGGCATCTGATCGGGCAGCTGTCGCTGGAGCGGGCCGAGACCGTGCAGCGGGTGGCCGGCGGCGAGAAGAGGACCGACGCGCTCGCGCGCGCGGCCCGCAAGGCGCTCGACGATCAACTCACCCTCGCCGAACAGCAGAAGAAGGAGCGCGACGACGTACGAAAGCGGCTCGACGACGTCGAGCGGCTGCTCGCCTCGCTGACCGTCGACCAGCTGGCCGAGCTGGACAGGTTCGAGAAGTCGGGGGCGGCCGAGGCGCAGAAGAAGTTCATGGCCTCCGGCGCCCTGAGCAGCGAGCGGCCGCCCTCCCGGGAGGGCGAGGAAGCCCTCCGGTACGCCGTGGGCCAGATCGGGAAGCCGTACGCCTGGGGTGCGCAGGGCCCGAAGTCGTACGACTGCTCGGGCCTGACCTCACAGGCCTGGCAGCGCGCCGGGCACCCCGTCCCCCGCACCAGCCAGGAACAGTGGGCCGAGCTCCCGAGAATCCCCCTGAGCGAACTGCGCCCCGGGGATCTGGTGGTCTATTTCCCCGAGGCCACCCACGTCGCCCTGTACGCGGGCGACGGGATGGTGGTGCAGGCCCCGAGACCGGGCACGAAGATCAAGGTCTCTCCGATCGCCGCGAATCCGCTGCTGGGTGCGGTGCGTCCGGATCCCGGCGAGGAGCCCCTGCGGCACTACACACCGCCGAGGCTCCCCCAGCAAGGCGCCCCGTAA